The Oxalobacteraceae bacterium OTU3CINTB1 genome includes a window with the following:
- the urtB gene encoding urea ABC transporter permease subunit UrtB translates to MKKLLLIAALLLTGAAQAAIDSALLAPLTGDDADARIVAVGRIGALANDDATRLLMAMKNGDAYATPDGQVLIVTDDKAYNPATGATGPLPEGIDGLMINNRLRGAIDDALSALKLLSPDRTERLAAVTELQKSVTLAQAPLIDKALAKETDADIRPLLQLVAATANLQSPDAVKRKAAVEALADSSNANLRPTLQVMLNKNADGTPAEPDEGVRVAAARTLAAIDSRLARTEFIGNVFYGISLGSVLLLTALGLAITFGLMGIINMAHGELLMIGAYTTYLCQTAFRQYFPSAVDAYLIAALPAAFLVTAAVGVAMERTVIRWLYGRPLETLLATWGISLILMQGVRTIFGAQNVEVANPSWMSGGVTVLGNLVLAYNRIAIIVFAMIVVAGVWLILNKTRLGLFVRAVMQNRRMAGCVGVSTAKIDMMTFGLGSGIAGLGGVALSQLGNVGPDLGQGYIVDSFMVVVLGGVGQLAGTIIAAIGLGEANKFLEPVAGAVLAKIAILIFIIIFIQKRPQGLFAMKGRSAE, encoded by the coding sequence TTGAAAAAACTCCTGCTTATCGCCGCACTGCTGCTCACCGGGGCGGCACAGGCGGCCATCGACAGCGCCTTGCTGGCGCCATTAACCGGCGACGACGCCGACGCCCGCATCGTGGCGGTCGGCCGGATCGGCGCCCTGGCCAATGACGACGCCACCCGCCTGCTGATGGCGATGAAAAACGGCGACGCCTACGCGACGCCGGACGGCCAGGTCCTGATCGTCACCGACGACAAGGCCTACAACCCTGCCACCGGCGCCACCGGGCCGCTGCCCGAGGGGATCGATGGCCTGATGATCAACAACCGGCTGCGCGGCGCCATCGACGACGCGCTGTCGGCGCTCAAACTCCTGTCCCCCGACCGCACCGAACGCCTGGCGGCCGTCACCGAGCTTCAAAAAAGCGTGACCCTGGCGCAGGCGCCGCTGATCGACAAGGCGCTCGCCAAGGAAACCGACGCGGATATCCGCCCCTTGCTGCAACTGGTCGCGGCCACCGCCAACCTGCAATCGCCCGATGCCGTCAAGCGCAAAGCGGCGGTGGAGGCACTGGCCGACAGCAGCAACGCCAACCTGCGCCCGACACTGCAGGTGATGCTGAACAAAAACGCCGACGGCACGCCGGCCGAACCGGATGAAGGCGTGCGCGTCGCCGCCGCACGCACCCTGGCCGCCATCGACAGCCGCCTGGCGCGCACCGAATTTATCGGTAATGTCTTCTACGGTATCTCGCTGGGCAGTGTATTGCTGCTCACGGCCTTGGGCCTGGCCATCACTTTTGGCCTGATGGGCATCATCAATATGGCGCACGGCGAGCTGCTGATGATCGGCGCCTACACCACTTATCTTTGCCAGACGGCCTTCCGCCAATATTTCCCGTCGGCGGTGGACGCCTACCTGATCGCCGCGCTGCCGGCCGCCTTTCTGGTGACGGCGGCGGTGGGTGTGGCGATGGAGCGCACGGTGATCCGGTGGCTCTACGGCCGTCCGCTGGAAACGCTGCTGGCCACCTGGGGCATCAGCCTGATATTGATGCAGGGCGTGCGCACCATCTTCGGCGCGCAAAACGTCGAAGTTGCCAATCCATCGTGGATGTCGGGCGGCGTGACGGTGCTCGGCAACCTGGTGCTGGCCTATAACCGCATCGCCATCATCGTCTTCGCCATGATCGTGGTGGCCGGCGTGTGGCTGATCCTGAACAAGACGCGACTGGGCCTGTTCGTGCGCGCCGTGATGCAGAACCGCCGCATGGCCGGCTGCGTCGGCGTCTCGACCGCCAAGATCGACATGATGACCTTCGGCCTGGGCTCCGGCATCGCCGGCCTTGGTGGCGTGGCGCTGTCGCAGCTGGGTAACGTTGGCCCGGATTTGGGCCAGGGTTACATCGTCGATTCGTTCATGGTGGTGGTGCTGGGCGGCGTGGGTCAGCTGGCCGGCACCATCATCGCCGCGATCGGCCTCGGTGAGGCTAACAAATTCCTCGAGCCGGTGGCGGGCGCGGTGCTGGCCAAGATCGCCATCCTGATCTTCATTATCATCTTTATCCAGAAGCGGCCGCAGGGTCTGTTCGCCATGAAAGGCAGGAGCGCTGAATGA
- the urtC gene encoding urea ABC transporter permease subunit UrtC, which yields MIHNSPVQSSLFSRRAWSGIVATCVVLAALPLLNLVFPDGHALHVPSYMVSLIGKFMCYALAALALDMVWGYAGILSLGHGVFFALGAYAHGMYLMRAIGRDGVYQSDLPDFMVFLDWKTYPWYWTATDSFWYCLALVVLVPGVLAFVFGFFAFRSRIKGVYFSIITQAMTYAFMLLFFRNDTGFGGNNGFTDFKRILGYAISAPGTKATLYLVTLAVLAGSLLLCRAIVQSKLGRVLQAVRDSESRLMFIGYNPLWFKLFVWTLSAVLCGIAGALYVPQVGIINPSEMSPANSIEMVIWAAVGGRGTLIGPIIGAFSVNGLKSWFTGAFPDLWLFALGLIFILVTRYLPQGIAGLAARWGNGSGKAKEEAA from the coding sequence ATGATTCATAACTCGCCGGTTCAAAGTTCATTGTTCTCGCGCCGGGCGTGGAGCGGCATCGTGGCGACCTGCGTGGTGCTGGCGGCGCTGCCGTTGCTAAACCTGGTTTTCCCGGACGGCCACGCGCTGCACGTGCCAAGTTACATGGTCAGCCTGATCGGAAAATTCATGTGCTACGCGCTGGCCGCGCTGGCGTTAGACATGGTGTGGGGCTACGCCGGCATCCTGTCGCTGGGCCACGGCGTGTTCTTCGCGCTGGGCGCCTATGCGCACGGCATGTACCTGATGCGCGCCATCGGCAGGGACGGCGTGTATCAAAGCGATCTGCCCGACTTCATGGTTTTCCTCGACTGGAAAACCTATCCATGGTACTGGACCGCGACCGACAGCTTTTGGTACTGCCTGGCGCTGGTGGTGCTGGTGCCCGGCGTGCTGGCGTTCGTGTTCGGCTTCTTCGCCTTCCGCTCGCGCATCAAGGGCGTGTACTTCTCCATCATCACACAGGCGATGACGTATGCCTTCATGCTGCTGTTCTTCCGTAACGACACCGGTTTTGGTGGTAACAACGGCTTCACGGACTTCAAGCGCATCCTCGGGTATGCGATCAGCGCGCCGGGCACCAAGGCGACCCTGTACCTGGTGACCCTGGCGGTGCTGGCCGGCTCGCTGCTGCTATGCCGCGCGATCGTGCAATCGAAGCTGGGAAGGGTGCTGCAGGCGGTGCGCGATTCGGAGTCCCGCTTGATGTTCATCGGGTATAACCCGCTGTGGTTCAAATTATTCGTGTGGACCCTGTCGGCGGTGCTGTGCGGGATCGCCGGCGCCTTGTATGTGCCGCAGGTTGGCATCATCAACCCGTCCGAGATGTCGCCGGCGAATTCGATCGAGATGGTGATCTGGGCAGCCGTCGGCGGGCGCGGCACGCTGATCGGTCCTATCATCGGCGCGTTCTCGGTCAACGGTTTGAAGAGCTGGTTCACCGGCGCCTTCCCGGACCTGTGGTTGTTCGCATTGGGGTTAATATTTATTTTAGTGACGCGCTATCTGCCGCAGGGCATCGCCGGTCTGGCGGCGCGTTGGGGCAACGGTTCGGGCAAGGCCAAGGAGGAGGCGGCATGA
- the urtA gene encoding urea ABC transporter substrate-binding protein, whose product MQNRRNFIGTISRIAAATSLLAAGVNAYAADTIKVGILHSLSGTMAISETSLKDVALMTIDEINAKGGVMGKQLEAVVVDPASNWPLFAEKARGLIAQNKVAAVFGCWTSVSRKSVLPVFKELNSLLFYPVQYEGEELEKNVFYTGAAPNQQAIPAVEYLMSKDGGGAKRFVLLGTDYVYPRTTNKILRAFLKSKGVKDSDIDEVYTPFGHSDYQTIVANIKKFSAGGKTAVISTINGDSNVPFYKELGNAGLKATDVPVVAFSVGEEELRGVDTKPLLGHLAAWNYFESVKNPVNTDFIKKWKAYAVAKKLPNAKTVVTNDPMEATYVGIHLWAQAVEKAKSTDTDKVIAAMGGQTFKAPSGFTLTMDATNHHLHKPVFIGEIRADGQFNVVWKTPGPVRAQPWSPYIQGNEGKQKL is encoded by the coding sequence ATGCAAAATCGTCGCAATTTCATCGGCACCATCAGCCGCATCGCCGCCGCCACGTCCCTGCTGGCCGCCGGTGTCAACGCTTACGCCGCCGACACCATCAAGGTCGGCATCCTGCACTCGCTGTCCGGCACCATGGCCATTTCCGAGACGTCGCTCAAGGATGTCGCCTTGATGACCATCGACGAGATCAACGCCAAGGGCGGCGTGATGGGCAAGCAGCTTGAGGCGGTGGTCGTCGATCCGGCCTCCAACTGGCCGCTGTTCGCCGAAAAGGCGCGCGGCCTGATCGCCCAGAACAAGGTGGCCGCGGTCTTCGGCTGCTGGACCTCGGTGTCGCGCAAGTCCGTGCTGCCGGTCTTCAAAGAGTTGAATAGCCTGTTGTTCTACCCGGTGCAGTACGAGGGCGAAGAACTGGAAAAGAACGTCTTCTACACCGGCGCGGCGCCGAACCAGCAGGCGATTCCCGCCGTCGAATACCTGATGAGCAAGGACGGCGGCGGCGCCAAGCGCTTCGTGCTGCTGGGGACCGACTACGTTTATCCACGCACCACCAACAAGATCCTGCGCGCTTTCCTGAAAAGCAAAGGCGTGAAAGATAGCGATATCGACGAGGTGTACACCCCGTTCGGCCATTCCGACTACCAGACCATCGTCGCCAACATCAAGAAGTTCTCGGCCGGCGGCAAGACGGCGGTGATCTCGACCATCAACGGCGACTCCAACGTGCCGTTCTACAAAGAGCTGGGCAACGCCGGCCTGAAGGCGACCGACGTGCCGGTGGTGGCGTTCTCGGTGGGCGAGGAGGAACTGCGCGGCGTCGACACCAAGCCGCTTCTGGGCCACCTGGCGGCATGGAACTACTTCGAATCGGTGAAGAATCCAGTGAACACGGACTTCATCAAGAAGTGGAAAGCCTACGCCGTCGCCAAGAAGCTGCCGAACGCGAAAACGGTCGTGACCAACGACCCGATGGAAGCGACCTACGTCGGCATCCACTTGTGGGCGCAGGCGGTGGAGAAGGCCAAGTCGACCGATACCGACAAGGTGATCGCGGCGATGGGCGGCCAGACCTTCAAGGCGCCGTCGGGCTTCACCCTGACGATGGACGCGACCAACCACCATCTGCACAAGCCTGTGTTCATCGGCGAGATCCGTGCCGACGGCCAGTTCAACGTCGTATGGAAAACGCCGGGTCCGGTGCGCGCGCAGCCTTGGAGCCCGTACATCCAGGGTAACGAGGGCAAGCAAAAGCTGTAA
- a CDS encoding porin, protein MRLKRGSRHVLLAAAVAAVAAGMSNPACAGATINMGDDKSVSVGFGLRESFTSAEDAAPNGSGRSQDFNLDSGRLYFGASLNKNIKGMFNTEWDGDKIRVLDAAGQFAISPEFNIWAGRLLSPSDRANMAGPYYSMGGGYWAGVASRYGYNGGIFRGRDDGVVVWGKVADGKLGYSFGAFEGHTFGIGSLTQSQAKAAGVKADDSLMYAGRLQYDFWDAEPGYYGTGNFLGNADILSIGVAGRYQKDGILTVAKSGKYSSYNVDFLMEKRIKGSGAVAVEAAYYDYDTDNIVLAEQGKAYSAGVSYIFEQKVGWGKVQPFAHWQKFSADTNIDTKQLDAGVNYVIDGYNAQVSAFYSKTKVTSVASQDKFSVTLQLQY, encoded by the coding sequence ATGCGTCTGAAACGGGGAAGCCGGCATGTGCTGCTGGCGGCGGCGGTGGCGGCGGTGGCAGCGGGTATGTCCAACCCGGCTTGCGCCGGCGCGACGATCAACATGGGCGACGACAAGTCGGTCAGCGTCGGCTTCGGCCTGCGCGAGAGCTTCACCAGCGCGGAAGACGCGGCGCCCAACGGCAGCGGGCGTTCGCAGGACTTCAACCTCGATAGCGGCCGCCTGTACTTCGGCGCCTCGCTGAACAAGAACATCAAGGGCATGTTCAACACGGAGTGGGACGGCGACAAGATCCGCGTGCTGGACGCCGCCGGCCAGTTCGCCATCTCCCCCGAATTCAATATCTGGGCCGGCCGCCTGCTGTCGCCGAGCGACCGCGCCAACATGGCCGGTCCTTACTACTCGATGGGCGGCGGCTACTGGGCCGGCGTGGCCTCGCGCTACGGCTACAACGGCGGCATCTTCCGCGGCCGCGACGACGGCGTCGTCGTCTGGGGCAAGGTCGCCGACGGCAAGCTCGGTTACTCCTTCGGCGCCTTCGAGGGCCACACCTTCGGCATCGGTTCGCTGACGCAGTCGCAGGCCAAGGCGGCCGGCGTCAAGGCAGACGACTCGCTGATGTACGCGGGCCGCCTTCAGTACGACTTCTGGGACGCGGAACCGGGCTACTACGGCACCGGCAATTTCCTCGGCAACGCCGACATCCTGTCGATCGGCGTGGCGGGACGCTATCAGAAGGACGGCATCCTGACCGTCGCCAAGAGCGGCAAATACAGCTCCTACAACGTCGACTTCCTGATGGAAAAGCGCATCAAGGGCTCCGGCGCGGTGGCGGTGGAAGCGGCCTACTACGACTATGACACCGACAATATCGTCCTCGCGGAGCAGGGCAAGGCCTATTCGGCCGGCGTCTCGTACATCTTCGAGCAGAAAGTCGGCTGGGGCAAGGTCCAGCCGTTCGCGCACTGGCAAAAATTCTCCGCCGATACCAACATCGACACCAAGCAGCTCGACGCCGGCGTGAATTACGTCATCGACGGCTATAACGCCCAGGTCAGCGCCTTCTACTCGAAGACCAAGGTCACCAGCGTGGCCAGCCAGGACAAGTTCTCGGTCACTTTGCAGCTGCAATACTAA